Proteins found in one Bacillus subtilis subsp. subtilis str. 168 genomic segment:
- the ctaD gene encoding cytochrome caa3 oxidase (subunit I) (Evidence 1a: Function from experimental evidences in the studied strain; PubMedId: 1685007, 1847686, 10675592, 15849754, 16850406, 27503613; Product type e : enzyme) has translation MLNALTEKRTRGSMLWDYLTTVDHKKIAILYLVAGGFFFLVGGIEAMFIRIQLAKPENAFLSAQAYNEVMTMHGTTMIFLAAMPLLFALMNAVVPLQIGARDVSFPFLNALGFWLFFFGGIFLNLSWFLGGAPDAGWTSYASLSLHSKGHGIDFFVLGLQISGLGTLIAGINFLATIINMRAPGMTYMRLPLFTWTTFVASALILFAFPPLTVGLALMMLDRLFGTNFFNPELGGNTVIWEHLFWIFGHPEVYILILPAFGIFSEVIPVFARKRLFGYSSMVFAIVLIGFLGFMVWVHHMFTTGLGPIANAIFAVATMAIAIPTGIKIFNWLLTIWGGNVKYTTAMLYAVSFIPSFVLGGVTGVMLAAAAADYQFHDTYFVVAHFHYVIIGGVVFGLLAGVHFWWPKMFGKILHETMGKISFVLFFIGFHLTFFIQHFVGLMGMPRRVYTFLPGQGLETGNLISTIGAFFMAAAVILLLVNVIWTSVKGEYVGADPWHDGRTLEWTVSSPPPEYNFKQLPFVRGLDPLWIEKQAGHKSMTPAEPVDDIHMPNGSILPLIISFGLFVAAFGLLYRSDYAWGLPVIFIGLGITFITMLLRSVIDDHGYHIHKEELPNDDKGVKA, from the coding sequence ATGTTGAATGCGCTTACAGAAAAGCGGACGCGCGGATCTATGCTTTGGGATTATTTGACGACGGTGGACCATAAAAAAATCGCAATTCTTTATTTAGTGGCAGGGGGATTCTTCTTTCTTGTCGGGGGAATTGAAGCGATGTTTATCAGAATTCAGCTTGCAAAGCCGGAAAATGCGTTTCTCAGTGCTCAAGCGTACAATGAAGTAATGACTATGCACGGAACGACGATGATCTTTCTGGCTGCGATGCCGCTCTTATTTGCCTTGATGAATGCGGTTGTGCCTTTGCAGATCGGGGCTCGGGACGTTTCGTTTCCATTTTTAAACGCGCTTGGTTTTTGGCTCTTCTTTTTCGGGGGCATTTTCTTAAATCTAAGCTGGTTTTTGGGCGGAGCGCCAGATGCGGGCTGGACATCATATGCCTCACTTTCGCTTCATTCTAAAGGGCACGGCATAGACTTTTTCGTCCTCGGACTCCAAATATCGGGGCTCGGGACGCTGATAGCCGGGATTAACTTTTTGGCCACGATTATCAACATGAGGGCTCCGGGCATGACGTATATGAGGCTGCCTTTGTTTACATGGACGACATTTGTGGCCTCGGCATTGATTTTGTTCGCGTTTCCGCCGCTTACGGTTGGATTGGCTCTCATGATGCTGGATCGGCTGTTCGGAACCAATTTCTTTAATCCGGAGCTTGGCGGAAATACGGTCATTTGGGAACATTTATTTTGGATCTTCGGCCACCCGGAGGTTTATATCCTAATTTTGCCTGCATTCGGTATTTTTTCTGAGGTCATCCCTGTGTTCGCCAGAAAGCGTTTGTTTGGCTATTCTTCAATGGTTTTTGCAATCGTGCTCATTGGCTTTCTGGGCTTTATGGTTTGGGTGCACCACATGTTCACGACTGGTCTCGGCCCGATTGCAAATGCGATTTTTGCGGTTGCAACAATGGCTATCGCGATTCCGACCGGGATTAAGATTTTTAACTGGCTGTTGACGATTTGGGGAGGAAATGTGAAGTATACAACCGCTATGCTGTATGCTGTCTCATTTATTCCATCCTTTGTGCTCGGCGGTGTGACGGGAGTCATGCTGGCAGCTGCTGCGGCTGATTATCAGTTTCATGATACGTATTTTGTGGTTGCGCACTTCCACTACGTCATTATTGGCGGCGTTGTATTCGGCCTTTTAGCCGGTGTTCATTTCTGGTGGCCGAAAATGTTCGGTAAAATTCTGCATGAAACGATGGGGAAAATTTCATTTGTATTGTTTTTTATCGGCTTTCACCTCACGTTTTTCATTCAGCATTTTGTCGGCTTAATGGGGATGCCGCGCCGGGTTTATACGTTTTTGCCAGGACAGGGTCTGGAAACCGGCAACTTGATCAGTACAATCGGGGCGTTTTTTATGGCGGCAGCTGTTATTCTTCTGCTGGTCAATGTCATATGGACATCGGTAAAAGGTGAATATGTAGGTGCTGATCCATGGCATGACGGACGTACGCTGGAATGGACCGTTTCTTCACCGCCGCCGGAGTATAACTTTAAACAGCTTCCTTTTGTCAGAGGACTTGATCCGCTTTGGATCGAGAAGCAGGCAGGGCACAAATCAATGACGCCGGCGGAACCGGTTGATGATATTCATATGCCAAACGGCTCAATCCTGCCGCTCATCATTTCCTTCGGCCTTTTTGTCGCAGCGTTCGGGCTGCTGTACAGAAGTGATTACGCTTGGGGCCTGCCGGTGATCTTTATCGGGCTCGGCATCACATTTATTACGATGCTGCTTCGTTCAGTAATTGATGATCACGGCTATCATATTCATAAAGAGGAACTGCCGAACGATGATAAAGGGGTGAAGGCATAA
- the ctaE gene encoding cytochrome caa3 oxidase (subunit III) (Evidence 1a: Function from experimental evidences in the studied strain; PubMedId: 1685007, 1847686, 10675592, 15849754, 16850406, 27503613; Product type e : enzyme) encodes MQVQEKFTAETFPASPEKVTLEGKNKFLGFWLFLGGETVLFASLFATFLALRNSNAGDPPTTEMFDVTLVFIATMLLLTSSLTSVYAMYHMKNFSFGKMQLWLGITILLGAGFLGLEIYEFKHYTHEFGFTITSSALGSAFYTLVGTHGAHVAFGLMWISTLMIRNAKRGLNLYTAPKFYVASLYWHFIDVVWVFIFTVVYLMGMVG; translated from the coding sequence ATGCAAGTTCAAGAAAAATTCACCGCAGAAACCTTTCCAGCTTCTCCTGAAAAAGTAACCCTGGAAGGGAAAAATAAATTTTTAGGCTTTTGGCTTTTTCTTGGCGGAGAGACTGTTCTGTTTGCGTCTCTCTTCGCCACGTTTCTTGCGCTTCGGAATTCAAATGCCGGTGATCCGCCTACGACGGAAATGTTCGATGTGACACTTGTATTCATTGCCACAATGCTTCTATTAACGAGCAGTTTAACGAGTGTGTACGCGATGTACCACATGAAGAACTTTTCCTTCGGCAAGATGCAGCTTTGGCTGGGAATTACGATTTTATTGGGGGCGGGCTTTTTAGGACTGGAAATCTATGAGTTCAAGCATTACACCCATGAATTTGGCTTTACCATCACAAGCTCTGCCCTTGGTTCTGCGTTTTACACGCTTGTCGGTACACACGGCGCCCACGTGGCATTTGGGCTTATGTGGATCAGCACGCTTATGATCCGCAATGCCAAGAGAGGGCTGAATCTGTATACGGCGCCTAAGTTTTACGTTGCCAGCCTTTATTGGCACTTTATTGATGTCGTGTGGGTCTTCATCTTTACCGTTGTATATTTAATGGGGATGGTGGGATAA
- the ctaF gene encoding cytochrome caa3 oxidase (subunit IV) (Evidence 1a: Function from experimental evidences in the studied strain; PubMedId: 1685007, 1847686, 10675592, 15849754, 16850406, 27503613; Product type e : enzyme), with product MVDKKSRGHINSDLEFKKKKHAREMKYQVLSFGLMIGLTIVAFLTVATDGVGSWFTIPFIILLAAIQVIFQLYYFMHMNQKGHEAPALFLYSGVFVAFITVLAFVTIIWW from the coding sequence ATGGTCGATAAAAAAAGCAGAGGGCATATCAATAGCGACCTTGAATTTAAGAAAAAAAAGCATGCCCGGGAGATGAAATATCAAGTCCTGTCTTTTGGTTTAATGATCGGTCTTACGATTGTTGCATTTCTGACTGTGGCCACGGACGGTGTCGGCAGCTGGTTTACGATTCCTTTCATTATTTTGCTAGCTGCAATTCAAGTCATTTTTCAGCTGTATTATTTCATGCATATGAATCAGAAAGGGCATGAGGCGCCGGCACTGTTTTTGTATTCAGGGGTGTTTGTCGCGTTTATCACTGTGCTTGCGTTTGTGACAATTATATGGTGGTAA
- the ctaG gene encoding cytochrome aa(3) assembly factor (Evidence 1a: Function from experimental evidences in the studied strain; PubMedId: 14766920, 15849754, 16305244, 16850406; Product type f: factor) produces the protein MNQLEIFGFRAMWSPYLFCILLGITALYLYFYRRMSSKPNRITGKEMVCFLSAMLFLYAAEGSPVDLLGHIMFSAHMVQMAVLYLVVPPLLIAGIPAWLWEKIIFRPSIKPVFSFFTTPLIALLLFNGIFSLYHVPLIFDTVKTDPFYHTLITWLIFVLAFFMWWPLVHKVERLRQLSGLMKLGYIMADGMLLTPACALIMFSGAPLYATYTDPALWAEAMRLCVPADMMGQVPLTGPEMLNTLPLLEDQQLGAVMMKIIQEIVYGTFLAVIFFQWVKKEREKDGQEEPPYIQQTIS, from the coding sequence ATGAATCAGTTGGAGATATTTGGGTTTCGCGCGATGTGGAGCCCTTATCTTTTTTGTATCCTGTTAGGCATTACGGCGCTTTATCTCTATTTTTACAGGCGAATGTCTTCAAAGCCGAATCGAATAACTGGTAAAGAGATGGTGTGCTTTCTGTCGGCGATGCTGTTTTTATATGCAGCCGAGGGAAGCCCGGTTGATCTGCTCGGACATATTATGTTCAGTGCGCATATGGTGCAGATGGCCGTCCTGTATTTGGTTGTCCCGCCGCTGTTAATCGCGGGGATTCCTGCATGGCTCTGGGAAAAAATCATTTTCAGGCCTTCAATCAAACCGGTTTTTTCCTTTTTTACGACGCCTTTAATTGCTTTGCTTTTGTTTAACGGCATTTTTTCTTTATATCATGTACCGCTTATATTTGATACTGTCAAAACAGATCCGTTTTACCATACATTAATCACTTGGCTTATCTTTGTGCTTGCGTTCTTCATGTGGTGGCCGCTTGTTCATAAGGTTGAGCGTCTACGGCAGCTCAGCGGCTTGATGAAGCTGGGTTATATTATGGCGGACGGTATGCTGCTCACACCTGCTTGCGCCTTGATCATGTTCAGCGGTGCACCGTTATACGCCACCTATACAGATCCGGCTTTATGGGCTGAGGCAATGAGGCTTTGCGTGCCAGCGGATATGATGGGGCAGGTCCCATTAACAGGGCCAGAGATGTTGAATACACTGCCTTTGTTAGAGGATCAGCAGCTCGGAGCAGTCATGATGAAAATCATTCAGGAAATTGTGTACGGTACTTTTTTGGCCGTTATTTTTTTCCAATGGGTGAAGAAAGAAAGGGAAAAGGACGGGCAGGAGGAGCCGCCGTATATTCAGCAGACGATATCATAA
- the ylbA gene encoding hypothetical protein (Evidence 4: Unknown function but conserved in other organisms), producing MLKFTESGLEGVKAELSWLDDLMESKGLIRAGQWDYERVTYDKKFSTIEGTFYLRIQGIAAEGDVGSGRAVIQLMSPLLGKHYYPHGVEYGETEEFPVQVVTKSKALIQDIANMLKTVQM from the coding sequence GTGTTGAAGTTTACTGAAAGCGGACTTGAAGGGGTTAAGGCTGAGCTCAGCTGGCTAGACGACTTAATGGAAAGCAAAGGTCTTATCAGAGCGGGTCAATGGGATTACGAGAGAGTCACCTATGACAAGAAGTTTTCGACGATTGAGGGTACGTTTTACCTGCGGATACAAGGTATTGCGGCAGAAGGCGATGTCGGAAGCGGGCGCGCCGTGATTCAATTAATGTCCCCTCTCCTAGGAAAGCATTACTACCCTCATGGAGTAGAATATGGAGAAACGGAAGAGTTTCCCGTACAGGTTGTGACAAAAAGCAAGGCACTGATTCAGGACATAGCCAACATGTTAAAAACAGTTCAAATGTAA
- the ylbB gene encoding putative enzyme (Evidence 3: Putative function from multiple computational evidences; Product type e: enzyme), whose product MTKIKDLMTADLQYCTVLDNVYEAAVKMKDANVGAIPVVDEDGETLVGIVTDRDLVLRGIAIKKPNSQKITDAMTEKPVSVEEDASVDEVLHLMASHQLRRIPVTKNKKLTGIVTLGDLSLSEQTNERAGSALSDISEGDNREEGFFH is encoded by the coding sequence ATGACAAAAATAAAAGATCTGATGACAGCCGACTTGCAATATTGCACGGTATTAGATAATGTATATGAAGCTGCAGTAAAGATGAAGGACGCAAATGTAGGAGCGATACCGGTAGTTGATGAGGACGGGGAAACATTGGTCGGCATCGTAACCGACCGCGATCTCGTATTAAGAGGAATCGCCATCAAAAAACCGAACTCGCAAAAAATCACTGACGCGATGACTGAAAAACCTGTCAGTGTGGAGGAAGATGCTTCAGTCGATGAGGTTCTTCATTTGATGGCATCGCATCAGCTCAGAAGGATACCAGTTACAAAAAATAAAAAACTGACTGGAATTGTCACGCTTGGTGATCTTTCTTTATCTGAGCAAACGAATGAACGTGCCGGCAGCGCCTTATCGGATATTTCCGAAGGGGATAATAGAGAAGAAGGCTTTTTTCATTAA
- the ylbC gene encoding hypothetical protein (Evidence 4: Unknown function but conserved in other organisms), with the protein MKNILRAMVILLIICGTYVLFIQYGSVPEKKSNDSEPQVSNEEAQSGKRIHMPTSGLLSFMGKHADEVTKKLGEPERIDPSAYDYDWWVYNQGKDQYIQIGVLNNKVVTLFASGNDINAKPFKIGESTGEVFKTTQVAPFVNVEYKGNSYRFEFSEEDINTRPTVKVGKMYVQLYMDKFEGKLSSIRAFDAQTFVKQRPYEVVYRGELIKPKAVSDEKWKKIQTTSEKQILDLTNVIRVKHGLAKLEWDQPTAEVAFGHSEDMKENNYFSHVSKKYGSLKDRLEEGHVDFQQAGENIAYNYVDGPAAVEGWLNSEGHRKALLNSDYTHLGVGVDRKYYTQNFIKRW; encoded by the coding sequence TTGAAAAATATATTGAGAGCAATGGTTATCCTTTTGATTATCTGCGGAACCTATGTTCTGTTTATTCAATATGGATCTGTTCCTGAAAAGAAATCAAATGACAGCGAGCCTCAGGTGTCGAATGAGGAAGCGCAAAGCGGCAAACGAATACATATGCCGACTTCAGGGTTATTGTCCTTCATGGGCAAGCACGCCGATGAAGTAACGAAAAAGCTTGGGGAACCTGAACGTATTGACCCTTCGGCTTATGATTACGATTGGTGGGTATACAATCAAGGTAAGGATCAATATATCCAAATCGGGGTATTAAACAATAAAGTGGTCACATTATTCGCGTCGGGTAATGATATTAACGCCAAGCCTTTCAAAATTGGAGAATCAACTGGCGAAGTATTCAAGACCACCCAGGTGGCACCATTTGTGAATGTAGAGTATAAAGGAAATTCCTATCGGTTTGAATTTTCTGAAGAAGATATCAATACAAGACCGACTGTAAAGGTAGGAAAGATGTATGTCCAGCTGTATATGGACAAATTTGAGGGGAAGCTATCCAGCATCAGGGCGTTTGATGCGCAGACCTTTGTAAAGCAAAGACCTTATGAGGTAGTGTACCGCGGGGAATTAATTAAACCGAAAGCCGTTTCAGATGAGAAATGGAAAAAGATCCAAACAACGAGCGAAAAGCAAATCCTTGATTTGACGAATGTCATACGCGTTAAACATGGACTTGCGAAGCTTGAGTGGGATCAGCCAACGGCGGAAGTGGCATTTGGGCATAGTGAGGATATGAAGGAAAATAATTATTTCTCCCATGTCTCTAAAAAATACGGCTCGCTGAAAGACCGCTTAGAAGAAGGGCATGTTGATTTTCAGCAAGCGGGAGAAAATATCGCATACAATTATGTGGACGGTCCGGCTGCTGTAGAAGGCTGGCTGAATAGCGAAGGCCATCGAAAAGCGCTTCTGAATTCAGATTATACGCATCTTGGTGTCGGAGTAGACCGGAAATATTACACCCAAAACTTTATTAAGCGATGGTAA
- the ylbD gene encoding sporulation-related protein (coat) (Evidence 2b: Function from indirect experimental evidences (e.g. phenotypes); PubMedId: 19775244, 22882546; Product type cp: cell process): MANQHANHSINDFKQFVKKHPKLIKEVRKEQRSWQDVYENWVLFGESDPIWDPYREPEEASEAVPETPQKNDFVSKMVTAVKKMDVNQMNEQINKMSQSISSLQSLLNTFSGSGQKHSQPGSGQHPFSFRKD; the protein is encoded by the coding sequence GTGGCGAATCAACATGCCAATCATTCAATCAATGACTTTAAACAATTCGTCAAAAAGCATCCCAAGCTGATAAAAGAAGTGCGCAAAGAACAAAGAAGCTGGCAGGACGTATATGAAAATTGGGTCCTCTTCGGGGAGAGCGACCCGATTTGGGATCCATATCGGGAACCGGAAGAAGCTTCTGAAGCTGTGCCTGAAACACCGCAAAAAAATGATTTTGTCTCGAAAATGGTGACAGCGGTGAAAAAGATGGATGTCAATCAAATGAACGAACAAATCAATAAAATGAGCCAGTCGATCTCATCGTTGCAAAGCCTTCTTAATACATTTTCCGGAAGCGGACAGAAGCATTCTCAGCCAGGCTCTGGACAGCATCCTTTTTCTTTTCGAAAGGATTAA
- the ylbE gene encoding hypothetical protein (Evidence 4: Unknown function but conserved in other organisms; PubMedId: 22882546) → MRKEVQEYILANEERKRFIREQPIWYRRLSRKPDDLSSFQLEMMNFYEKTIPHRVNQFTNGIQMAQMMMQMFQAMRTKD, encoded by the coding sequence ATGCGCAAAGAGGTTCAGGAATATATTTTAGCAAACGAAGAACGGAAACGATTCATCAGAGAACAGCCGATATGGTACCGCAGGCTTTCAAGAAAACCGGATGATCTGTCCTCCTTTCAGCTTGAAATGATGAATTTTTATGAAAAAACCATTCCGCATCGGGTGAATCAGTTTACGAACGGGATTCAAATGGCGCAAATGATGATGCAAATGTTTCAAGCGATGCGGACAAAAGATTAA
- the ricF gene encoding subunit of a sporulation, competence and biofilm formation regulatory complex controlling RNase Y (RicAFT complex / FAD / two [4Fe-4S]2+) (Evidence 1a: Function from experimental evidences in the studied strain; PubMedId: 10712692, 15175311, 15661000, 23490197, 26434553, 27501195, 28295778; Product type r: regulator): MYATMESVRLQSEAQQLAEMILQSETAENYRNCYKRLQEDEEAGRIIRSFIKIKEQYEDVQRFGKYHPDYREISRKMREIKRELDLNDKVADFKRAENELQSILDEVSVEIGTAVSEHVKVPTGNPYFDGLSSCGGGCGSGGSCGCKVS; this comes from the coding sequence ATGTATGCGACGATGGAATCCGTGCGGCTTCAAAGTGAAGCTCAGCAGCTTGCCGAGATGATTCTGCAGTCGGAGACGGCTGAGAACTACCGCAATTGTTACAAGCGTCTCCAGGAAGATGAAGAGGCAGGTCGGATTATTCGTTCTTTTATCAAAATAAAAGAGCAGTATGAGGATGTACAGCGTTTTGGCAAATATCATCCTGACTATAGAGAAATATCCCGGAAAATGAGGGAGATCAAACGTGAGCTGGACCTGAACGATAAGGTGGCTGACTTCAAGAGAGCTGAAAATGAGCTCCAGTCCATTCTTGATGAGGTCAGCGTTGAGATTGGGACAGCTGTTTCGGAGCATGTGAAAGTTCCGACTGGGAACCCTTATTTTGACGGTTTGTCTTCATGCGGAGGCGGCTGCGGTTCAGGCGGAAGCTGCGGATGTAAAGTGTCCTGA
- the ylbG gene encoding hypothetical protein (Evidence 4: Unknown function but conserved in other organisms; PubMedId: 10712692, 21532344, 22333191), with product MENRRQGMVVYLHSLKQSKMLRKFGNVHYVSKRLKYVVLYCDMDQIEKTMDKIASYSFVKKVEPSYKPFLKLEFESKLDKAKEYDYKIGI from the coding sequence TTGGAGAATAGGCGCCAGGGCATGGTTGTGTATCTGCACTCCCTAAAGCAGAGCAAAATGCTGAGGAAGTTCGGGAATGTGCACTATGTATCAAAACGATTAAAATATGTCGTACTGTACTGTGATATGGACCAAATTGAAAAAACAATGGACAAGATTGCGTCTTACTCATTTGTGAAAAAAGTGGAGCCTTCTTATAAACCGTTTTTAAAATTGGAATTCGAGTCAAAGCTTGATAAGGCAAAAGAATACGATTATAAAATCGGCATATAG
- the rsmD gene encoding 16S rRNA m2G966 methyltransferase (Evidence 2a: Function from experimental evidences in other organisms; PubMedId: 16014871, 17389639, 22535590, 22649054; Product type e: enzyme): MRVISGSKKGRSLKAVAGTSTRPTTDKVKESIFNMIGPYFDGGRGLDLFAGSGGLGIEALSRGFEHCIFVDRDFKAIQTVKSNLKTLELTKHAQVYRNDAERALHAAAKRETGFRGIFLDPPYKEQKLKALLTLIDEYQMLEEDGFIVAEHDREVELPETVGDLVMTRKETYGLTGVAIYKKRG; encoded by the coding sequence ATGAGAGTAATTTCTGGATCAAAAAAAGGCCGTTCACTAAAGGCTGTAGCCGGAACATCAACAAGACCGACAACCGACAAAGTGAAGGAATCCATTTTCAATATGATCGGCCCTTATTTTGACGGGGGCAGGGGACTTGACTTATTCGCAGGGAGCGGAGGTCTTGGAATCGAAGCGCTTTCACGCGGGTTTGAGCATTGTATATTCGTTGACCGTGATTTTAAAGCGATTCAAACGGTAAAATCTAATTTGAAAACGCTGGAGCTTACAAAACATGCACAGGTATACCGCAATGATGCGGAACGTGCTTTGCACGCTGCTGCTAAAAGAGAAACCGGCTTTCGCGGAATTTTTCTCGATCCGCCGTATAAGGAACAAAAGCTGAAAGCACTTTTAACTTTGATTGACGAATATCAAATGCTGGAAGAAGACGGCTTTATCGTCGCTGAGCATGACAGAGAGGTCGAGCTTCCCGAAACCGTAGGAGATCTTGTGATGACAAGAAAAGAAACCTATGGGTTAACAGGTGTAGCGATTTATAAAAAGAGGGGGTAG
- the coaD gene encoding phosphopantetheine adenylyltransferase (Evidence 2a: Function from experimental evidences in other organisms; PubMedId: 10480925, 10939241, 16014871, 21912874; Product type e: enzyme) encodes MASIAVCPGSFDPVTYGHLDIIKRGAHIFEQVYVCVLNNSSKKPLFSVEERCELLREVTKDIPNITVETSQGLLIDYAKRKNAKAILRGLRAVSDFEYEMQGTSVNRVLDESIETFFMMTNNQYSFLSSSIVKEVARYNGSVSEFVPPEVELALQQKFRQG; translated from the coding sequence GTGGCGAGTATAGCTGTCTGTCCCGGCAGTTTTGATCCTGTGACCTACGGGCATCTGGACATCATCAAACGCGGGGCGCATATTTTTGAACAAGTGTATGTATGTGTGCTGAATAATTCTTCAAAAAAGCCTTTGTTCAGTGTGGAAGAACGGTGTGAGCTTCTGAGAGAAGTCACAAAAGACATTCCGAACATAACAGTTGAAACATCGCAAGGCCTGTTAATTGATTATGCAAAAAGAAAAAATGCGAAAGCGATTTTAAGAGGCTTGAGAGCTGTATCTGATTTTGAATACGAGATGCAGGGGACATCAGTAAACCGGGTGCTTGATGAATCTATTGAGACGTTTTTTATGATGACAAACAATCAATATTCGTTTCTAAGTTCAAGCATCGTAAAAGAAGTGGCAAGATACAACGGCTCGGTATCAGAGTTTGTACCGCCGGAAGTAGAGTTGGCGCTTCAGCAAAAATTCAGACAAGGATGA